In a single window of the Natronogracilivirga saccharolytica genome:
- a CDS encoding S8 family peptidase, with protein sequence MNHCRPRPTFCALIIAFSAQLLLFAGITAAEAHTGGDREYLPGRLIVKMEDEQTFFQEMQKRDTRHSKIPDNGRSGWIAAAADGPEPMLSVYMEEYGMRDMQTVFRRNASDGLGRLKRAGSQPDRLRELAEGLERTYMISYASDEDPMTLAEELSRLPGVVYAEPHFVHETTGNMSESAGQIRETVTEYIPDDPRIGDEGHDYFGYQSFFGAWALSQGSSDVVISIVDSGVFYDHPDLRNKLWRNPEPGRADEFFRWTIENDTIGWNFWESGDVFIGEEPEQNADPVGNYSTHGTHVAGTAAADTDNGIGVAGTGFNATFMPVKTGGTRDYPRNIAFGYHGILYAAVNEADIINCSFGGTSYSEFGRDVVEFATASGSLVVAAAGNNGEDVLFYPAAFDDVLTVGSVRRQYDDVISHFSNYGFYVDVFAMGEALLSTFFEYDSEEVSWNATYQRNTGTSMAAPVVSGLAALIKAGNPDWSPQRIASQIRTNARSIRQTNPEEKYEHRLGRGLIDAQAALENMKPGLRFVDFAFESPDGDKLNAGESGFLTLQAVNFGESSGGIDVRITPQQDGLELQPESQSTGQAKTGDTLSLTFEITISDDYRLDEIPLFRIDMEDPALDYDDFAMLEYERLLFDVLDINTITASVSSDGTIGYMDALSARGGVGFIPDEYDNVLFEGGLMISAELERENAGPHIPVTVNQVRDSTEITRHFLPEKNLRFTAPGSVSDLDGLAEFRSTEHPVADALSVRMKTYAFAAEPLDQSFLVTYEITNRSMNTYHNMHVGLFNDWDIREADTDRTGFIEEDSLIYAYDPAGPPYVTAAQLGAVSSAFAIDNTSPMSLPEAGSREDSLRFGIYYREAEANYDGFTDAEKRLSLTAGTERTTIEDTDISIVTGTGPFTVGPFGRITVGFVYAWGEDVDDLRSQVAAARELPDIRVSRPGEYRRERDEPERAKLYQNFPNPFSSSTMIEFYMTEEGPAELSVYDVLGRRIATIFDGEADRQINLVEFNAGRLGSGVYIVVLRAEGRSQAIKMTLVK encoded by the coding sequence ATGAATCACTGCCGGCCTCGTCCCACTTTCTGTGCGCTAATCATCGCCTTCTCGGCTCAGCTGCTGCTGTTCGCCGGCATTACGGCTGCAGAAGCCCATACCGGCGGCGACCGGGAGTATCTGCCCGGCCGGCTGATCGTCAAGATGGAGGATGAGCAGACTTTTTTTCAGGAAATGCAGAAACGGGACACGCGCCATTCCAAAATACCGGATAATGGTCGGTCCGGATGGATTGCGGCAGCTGCTGACGGTCCGGAGCCCATGCTTTCAGTATATATGGAAGAATACGGAATGCGTGACATGCAGACGGTCTTCCGCAGGAATGCATCCGACGGACTGGGACGTCTGAAGCGGGCCGGATCCCAACCGGATCGTCTCCGGGAGCTGGCCGAGGGCCTGGAACGCACCTACATGATCAGCTATGCCTCGGATGAAGACCCGATGACACTGGCCGAAGAGCTGAGCCGGCTGCCCGGCGTGGTCTATGCCGAGCCGCATTTCGTACATGAAACCACCGGGAACATGTCCGAATCGGCCGGACAGATCCGGGAAACCGTGACTGAATACATCCCCGATGACCCGAGAATCGGCGATGAAGGTCACGACTATTTCGGCTATCAGAGTTTTTTCGGTGCCTGGGCCCTGAGTCAGGGATCATCCGATGTGGTCATCTCCATTGTCGACAGCGGCGTTTTTTATGACCATCCCGACCTGAGAAATAAACTTTGGCGCAACCCGGAACCCGGTCGGGCCGATGAGTTTTTCCGCTGGACCATCGAAAATGACACCATAGGCTGGAATTTCTGGGAAAGCGGCGATGTGTTTATCGGCGAGGAGCCCGAACAGAATGCCGATCCGGTCGGAAATTACTCCACACACGGCACCCATGTCGCAGGAACCGCCGCGGCGGACACCGACAACGGCATAGGTGTTGCCGGCACCGGATTCAACGCCACCTTCATGCCGGTCAAGACAGGCGGCACCAGAGACTATCCCCGCAACATCGCCTTCGGTTATCATGGCATCCTTTATGCCGCAGTGAACGAAGCCGACATCATCAACTGCAGTTTCGGCGGTACCAGCTATTCCGAATTCGGGCGGGATGTGGTCGAATTTGCCACCGCATCGGGCTCGCTTGTTGTGGCAGCTGCCGGAAACAACGGAGAAGATGTGCTCTTCTACCCTGCCGCTTTTGATGACGTTCTGACGGTGGGATCCGTCCGGCGCCAGTATGACGATGTCATTTCCCACTTTTCCAATTACGGGTTTTATGTGGATGTATTTGCGATGGGCGAGGCGCTTTTGAGCACTTTTTTCGAGTACGATTCCGAAGAAGTGAGCTGGAACGCCACGTATCAGCGCAATACAGGAACATCCATGGCCGCACCGGTGGTGAGCGGACTTGCGGCGCTGATCAAGGCCGGAAATCCCGACTGGTCCCCGCAGCGCATCGCATCACAGATCCGTACCAATGCCCGCTCCATCAGGCAGACCAATCCCGAGGAAAAATACGAGCACCGGCTTGGCCGCGGACTGATCGATGCTCAGGCAGCGCTGGAAAACATGAAACCCGGCCTGCGGTTTGTTGATTTTGCTTTTGAATCCCCGGACGGTGACAAGCTCAATGCCGGCGAAAGCGGGTTTCTGACACTTCAGGCCGTAAATTTCGGCGAGAGCAGCGGCGGCATTGACGTCCGCATCACCCCGCAGCAGGACGGTCTGGAGCTGCAACCGGAAAGTCAGTCCACCGGACAGGCCAAAACCGGCGACACCCTTTCCCTCACGTTCGAGATCACCATATCCGATGACTATCGTCTCGATGAAATCCCCCTTTTCCGGATCGACATGGAAGACCCGGCGCTGGACTATGACGATTTTGCCATGCTGGAATACGAACGGCTTCTGTTTGATGTGCTTGACATCAATACCATCACGGCCTCGGTCTCATCCGACGGAACCATCGGATACATGGATGCGCTGTCGGCGCGCGGCGGTGTCGGTTTCATCCCCGACGAGTACGATAATGTGCTGTTCGAGGGCGGATTGATGATTTCCGCAGAGCTTGAACGTGAGAATGCCGGACCGCACATCCCGGTTACTGTCAACCAGGTTCGTGACTCCACCGAAATCACACGCCACTTCCTTCCGGAAAAAAATCTCCGTTTTACGGCCCCGGGCAGTGTTTCCGACCTCGACGGCCTTGCCGAATTCCGCTCAACGGAACACCCTGTTGCCGACGCGCTTTCGGTCAGGATGAAAACCTATGCATTTGCGGCGGAACCGCTTGACCAGTCGTTCCTGGTCACCTATGAAATTACCAACCGCAGCATGAACACCTATCACAACATGCATGTCGGGCTGTTCAACGACTGGGATATCCGTGAGGCAGACACCGACCGGACCGGCTTCATCGAGGAAGACAGTCTCATTTATGCCTATGACCCGGCAGGTCCGCCCTATGTCACGGCGGCTCAGCTTGGTGCGGTATCCAGCGCCTTTGCCATCGACAACACCTCGCCCATGTCATTGCCCGAGGCCGGTTCCCGCGAAGACAGCCTGCGCTTCGGCATCTATTACCGGGAAGCCGAGGCCAATTATGACGGTTTTACAGATGCAGAAAAACGGCTCTCACTCACTGCGGGCACCGAACGCACGACCATCGAAGACACGGATATTTCCATCGTGACCGGAACCGGTCCGTTCACTGTGGGTCCTTTTGGCCGGATAACGGTCGGATTTGTTTATGCCTGGGGGGAAGATGTTGATGACCTGCGCAGCCAGGTGGCCGCTGCTCGTGAGCTTCCGGACATAAGGGTCAGCCGCCCGGGGGAATATCGCCGCGAACGTGATGAGCCGGAGCGCGCCAAACTGTATCAGAACTTCCCCAATCCGTTCAGCAGCAGCACAATGATCGAGTTCTACATGACGGAGGAAGGACCGGCCGAACTTTCCGTTTACGACGTGCTGGGACGGCGTATCGCCACCATCTTCGACGGAGAAGCCGACCGGCAGATCAATCTGGTCGAGTTTAATGCCGGCAGACTGGGAAGCGGAGTCTATATCGTCGTTTTACGGGCCGAAGGCCGGTCTCAGGCCATTAAGATGACGCTGGTGAAATGA
- a CDS encoding bifunctional GNAT family N-acetyltransferase/carbon-nitrogen hydrolase family protein: protein MPSDHSNPSLEIRPLSLKDYKSVKALQLKCFPDMEPYEYRHFRSQLKHFNDGQMGVFFDGKLIGCSNSLILDLDEYSADHTWEEIADDGFIRNHDPEGDTLYGIEVMVDPEYRDMKIGRRIYEERMELCRRLNLRRILVGGRLPNYHKHQDKMDIYTYVRSVMNKKLYDPVLTFQLQNDFVVKRIIRDYLEEDTDSCGYAALLEWTNFEYQAQEPKQRITSMPVRLCCVQYQMRKISSFDEFATHVEYFVDVASDYKSDFVLFPELLTTQLLSFHEEKRPGLAARELTTYTDRYIEFFQDMALSYNINIIGGSHFTLEKDNVFNVSYLFRRDGTYEKQYKIHITPDESLWWGVQPGSIPKVFDTDRGKIAINICYDVEFPEMARYAVDNGANILFVPFCTDERHGFTRVRTCAQARAIENQIYVAMAGTTGNIPSVENMAIQYAQSAIFTPSDFPFSRDGIAALSDENTEMVVLADIDTEVLRRSRHSGTVMPLKDRRGDLYSVQFRDLSEHSRVMPDDPPFDPEGDEEEFE, encoded by the coding sequence ATGCCATCAGATCACAGCAATCCCAGTCTTGAGATACGCCCGCTTTCACTTAAAGATTACAAGTCCGTCAAAGCGCTGCAGCTCAAATGCTTTCCCGACATGGAGCCTTACGAATACAGGCACTTCCGGTCCCAGCTCAAGCATTTTAATGACGGGCAGATGGGGGTTTTCTTCGACGGCAAGCTGATCGGATGCAGCAACAGCCTGATTCTTGACCTTGACGAGTACTCAGCGGACCACACCTGGGAAGAGATCGCAGACGACGGATTCATCCGGAATCACGACCCCGAGGGCGACACACTCTACGGAATAGAGGTTATGGTCGACCCCGAATACCGCGACATGAAAATCGGGCGCAGAATTTACGAAGAGCGGATGGAGCTGTGCCGGCGCCTGAATCTGCGCCGGATCCTGGTGGGCGGACGGCTGCCCAACTACCATAAACATCAGGACAAAATGGACATTTACACTTATGTCCGGTCTGTGATGAACAAAAAACTTTACGATCCGGTACTGACCTTTCAGCTTCAAAACGACTTTGTGGTTAAGCGGATCATCCGGGACTATCTGGAAGAAGACACCGATTCGTGCGGATATGCCGCGCTTCTGGAGTGGACCAACTTCGAATATCAGGCCCAGGAGCCTAAACAGCGCATCACATCAATGCCCGTTCGGCTTTGCTGTGTGCAGTACCAGATGCGAAAAATCTCCAGTTTCGATGAATTCGCCACACACGTAGAGTATTTTGTGGATGTCGCCTCGGATTACAAATCCGATTTTGTGCTGTTTCCCGAGCTGCTGACCACGCAGCTGCTCAGTTTCCACGAAGAGAAGCGGCCCGGACTTGCCGCCCGCGAGCTGACCACCTACACCGACAGGTACATCGAGTTTTTCCAGGACATGGCCCTGAGCTACAATATCAACATCATCGGCGGGTCGCATTTTACCCTGGAAAAGGACAACGTGTTCAATGTATCCTATCTGTTCCGGCGCGACGGCACATACGAGAAGCAATACAAAATTCACATCACACCCGATGAAAGTCTCTGGTGGGGAGTGCAGCCCGGTTCCATCCCGAAGGTATTCGACACCGACCGGGGCAAGATCGCCATCAACATCTGCTATGATGTCGAATTTCCGGAAATGGCACGATATGCCGTCGACAACGGAGCCAACATCCTTTTTGTGCCTTTCTGTACCGATGAGCGCCACGGATTTACCCGCGTGCGCACCTGTGCCCAGGCGCGTGCCATCGAAAACCAGATTTACGTCGCCATGGCGGGAACCACCGGCAACATCCCTTCTGTTGAAAACATGGCGATTCAATATGCGCAGTCAGCCATTTTCACTCCGTCCGACTTTCCATTCAGCCGCGATGGCATTGCGGCTCTTTCGGATGAGAATACCGAGATGGTGGTACTGGCCGACATCGACACCGAAGTGCTCCGGCGATCACGGCACTCAGGTACCGTCATGCCGCTCAAAGACCGGCGCGGCGATCTTTACAGTGTCCAGTTCCGGGATCTGTCCGAGCACAGCCGGGTGATGCCCGACGATCCGCCGTTTGATCCCGAAGGCGATGAAGAAGAATTTGAATAG
- a CDS encoding YpdA family putative bacillithiol disulfide reductase, with protein MITIIGAGPIGLACGIALKKKDIPFRIIDKGCLVDSVFHYPTNMTFFSTSDRLEIGGVPFISHGMKPTRREALEYYRRVAESYELPLQLYEEVTDIRGEDGAFTVTTDKGTYDSEKVIISSGFYGRPHRMNVPGEDLPKVKHYYDEPHPYAFMKVLVVGAGNSAVDVALESYRCGSQVSMVIREPQIKETVKYWVKPDIENRIREGSIRAWFNSEVIEIREDEADIRTPDGVITIENDYVMAMTGYEPDFELLKRAGITFHGDEQIPWYDEQTQLSNVPGIYLAGVVCGGLNTSKWFIENARVHADMIADDIASADRVSRLSS; from the coding sequence ATGATCACGATTATCGGTGCGGGTCCCATCGGACTCGCCTGCGGAATTGCATTGAAGAAGAAGGACATCCCTTTCCGGATTATCGACAAGGGCTGCCTGGTCGATTCCGTGTTTCACTATCCTACCAACATGACCTTTTTTTCCACCTCCGACCGGCTGGAAATCGGAGGGGTACCGTTCATTTCTCACGGCATGAAACCCACGCGGCGTGAAGCGCTGGAATATTACCGGCGTGTGGCGGAAAGCTACGAGTTGCCCTTGCAGCTGTATGAAGAGGTCACCGACATCCGCGGTGAGGACGGCGCTTTTACCGTAACAACGGACAAGGGTACGTACGACAGCGAAAAAGTGATCATTTCAAGCGGTTTTTACGGCCGGCCGCACCGCATGAATGTTCCGGGCGAAGACCTTCCGAAAGTGAAGCATTATTACGATGAGCCCCATCCCTATGCGTTCATGAAAGTGCTGGTCGTCGGAGCCGGGAATTCGGCTGTGGATGTCGCCCTGGAGTCCTACCGGTGCGGGTCGCAGGTATCGATGGTTATCCGCGAGCCGCAGATCAAGGAGACAGTCAAATACTGGGTCAAGCCGGATATAGAAAACCGGATACGTGAGGGCTCCATCCGCGCCTGGTTCAACTCTGAGGTAATCGAAATCCGGGAGGATGAAGCGGATATCCGGACGCCGGATGGTGTGATCACCATTGAAAATGACTATGTGATGGCCATGACGGGGTACGAACCGGATTTTGAGTTGCTGAAACGCGCCGGTATCACCTTTCACGGCGATGAGCAGATTCCCTGGTATGATGAGCAGACGCAGCTGAGCAATGTGCCGGGGATTTATCTGGCGGGCGTGGTCTGTGGAGGACTGAACACCAGTAAATGGTTTATCGAAAATGCGCGGGTGCATGCCGATATGATCGCCGATGACATCGCATCTGCGGACCGTGTTTCGCGGTTGTCATCGTGA
- a CDS encoding OmpA family protein, whose amino-acid sequence MNIQRLSLFAFLLIFSLAMTQTGCRTAEEVTEEPDETVDTDGDGVPDYVELEIGTDPENPDTDGDGLTDGEELYEHNTDPLVADTDGDGLSDGDEVLVYGTDPLNPDTDGDGLSDGDEILRYRTDPLDSDSDDDGLSDYDEIYVHGTDPNNPDTDGDGFTDGQEIEMGTDPLDPNDPPFIEELNTINFDFDRSNIDQRAARQLSENVEALKDAPNYRVRVDAYTDQVGGDQYNLRLSQRRANAVVTFYRENGISEDRIESRGLGKVSTSACHDDQPDDPGCRADRKAETIPLHPFPQRPEARR is encoded by the coding sequence GTGAATATTCAGCGATTATCCCTGTTTGCCTTCCTTCTCATTTTCAGCCTGGCCATGACCCAGACCGGATGCCGGACTGCCGAAGAAGTGACCGAAGAACCCGACGAAACGGTAGACACTGACGGCGACGGTGTTCCCGATTATGTTGAACTTGAAATAGGAACCGATCCCGAAAATCCTGACACCGACGGCGACGGACTCACCGACGGCGAAGAACTTTATGAGCATAATACCGATCCTCTTGTTGCCGATACCGATGGTGACGGGCTGTCTGACGGCGACGAAGTGCTGGTTTACGGCACCGACCCGCTGAATCCGGATACCGACGGCGACGGCCTGTCCGACGGTGACGAAATTCTGCGATACCGCACCGATCCGCTCGACAGCGACAGCGATGATGACGGCCTGAGCGATTACGATGAAATTTATGTCCATGGCACCGACCCCAACAATCCGGACACCGACGGGGACGGATTTACCGACGGACAGGAGATCGAAATGGGCACCGATCCGCTTGACCCCAACGATCCACCGTTTATCGAAGAACTCAACACCATTAATTTTGATTTTGACCGGTCCAATATCGACCAGCGCGCGGCACGACAGCTCTCTGAAAATGTGGAAGCTTTGAAAGATGCCCCGAATTATCGTGTACGCGTTGATGCTTACACCGATCAGGTCGGCGGGGACCAGTACAATCTGAGGCTGAGCCAGCGGCGGGCCAATGCGGTGGTTACATTTTACCGCGAAAACGGCATATCAGAAGACCGCATCGAATCGCGCGGGCTGGGCAAGGTATCGACATCAGCCTGTCATGATGATCAGCCGGATGATCCGGGATGCCGGGCCGATCGCAAGGCTGAAACCATCCCTCTGCATCCGTTCCCGCAGCGACCTGAGGCTAGACGGTAG
- a CDS encoding two-component regulator propeller domain-containing protein has product MKHTACLLAGLLAAILFSEISSAQPIGTWQAYTSRSTVLEVTQDQSGAIWAFSEGGLFSVENGEISGAITTIDGMYRINPTTMFYDRETELLWLGYSDGMFESYDPETGRFRQFSDIARATRFSPRGVNQFVMMGDEVLVATDFGMVLFEPEREVTIDTYSNLGDFPSGSRVNSVAVMDGRIFAATPEGVAVSGTNGDDLVVPDSWTSYGPESGLGSNVRDIVTFGGDVYVLMGGEIRRFEGETWQQAGYFGESDIEHLKTSPNEDYMVAWNDEEVFVRAEAGSEMTFAPDDGLPLHYAWVDEAAQQLIIGTTNQGMYVKELQTGAVHEQYLPEGPYMNSFSDLVVRDGVLGSGSNNLRGRRGTGSTQSGYYLFRDDQWENYNDLTDEVLAEYGFHSAFTSAATADHFFFGSWGRGIVQHDRNTNEVTVWNTENSILDGFTPGSSFLVVTGMTADRNDQLWAISHGNTINPLYRFVPETEEWTVFPRLEGLTGTDWYDRVTVDSNDQLWIPMINDRNDGRGMVVKRVDGEQIEDGVILRDQTGQGNLPHPRVNAVVQDRRGEIWIGTQRGLARFTFPQRVIDGSQSDRQASLIINADETADSPFLLRTSHVTSIAVNSANQKWIGTEGEGVWLIEEDGGRHRAVKHFTTDNSPLISNSVSSVAYDDETGQVFMATDRGLVSYTDVVRGSVADMDDLFIYPNPFSYRDEDDERVVIDGLSPETTLRILSVDGRLVRRLETRGGRVEWDVRDFNNERVATGVYIMVAVDSQNDQRGVGKLVVIR; this is encoded by the coding sequence ATGAAACACACTGCCTGTCTGCTGGCCGGATTGCTCGCCGCAATCCTCTTTTCGGAAATCAGCTCTGCCCAGCCGATCGGAACTTGGCAGGCGTACACCTCCCGTTCAACGGTTCTCGAAGTGACACAGGATCAGTCCGGCGCCATCTGGGCATTCTCTGAAGGCGGCCTGTTCTCCGTCGAAAACGGCGAAATCTCCGGCGCCATCACCACCATCGACGGCATGTACCGGATCAATCCGACAACCATGTTCTACGACCGGGAAACCGAACTTCTCTGGCTGGGATACAGTGACGGCATGTTCGAATCCTACGATCCGGAAACCGGCCGATTCCGCCAGTTCAGCGACATTGCCCGCGCAACCCGCTTCAGCCCGCGCGGTGTCAATCAGTTTGTGATGATGGGGGATGAGGTGCTCGTGGCAACCGATTTCGGGATGGTCCTCTTTGAGCCGGAACGGGAAGTCACCATCGACACCTACTCCAATCTTGGCGATTTCCCGAGCGGCTCCAGAGTCAACAGCGTGGCCGTAATGGACGGACGGATATTCGCAGCTACTCCCGAAGGCGTCGCCGTTTCGGGCACCAACGGCGATGACCTTGTGGTTCCGGACAGCTGGACATCTTACGGACCGGAGTCCGGCCTGGGCAGCAACGTGCGGGATATCGTTACCTTTGGCGGGGATGTATACGTTCTGATGGGAGGTGAAATCCGGCGCTTTGAAGGTGAAACCTGGCAGCAGGCCGGATATTTCGGTGAAAGTGACATCGAGCACCTGAAAACATCTCCGAACGAAGACTATATGGTTGCATGGAACGATGAGGAGGTTTTTGTCCGGGCGGAAGCCGGCTCCGAAATGACATTTGCACCGGATGACGGCCTGCCGCTTCATTATGCATGGGTGGATGAAGCCGCGCAGCAACTGATCATCGGCACCACCAATCAGGGGATGTATGTCAAAGAGCTGCAAACCGGTGCAGTTCATGAGCAGTATCTGCCCGAAGGCCCCTACATGAACAGCTTTTCGGATCTGGTGGTGCGCGACGGCGTTCTGGGCTCCGGCTCCAACAACCTTCGGGGCCGCCGCGGAACCGGCAGCACGCAATCAGGCTACTATCTGTTTCGCGACGATCAGTGGGAAAATTACAACGATCTTACCGATGAAGTCCTCGCCGAATACGGCTTTCACAGTGCGTTCACCTCCGCAGCCACTGCCGATCACTTTTTCTTCGGTTCATGGGGGCGCGGAATTGTCCAGCATGACAGAAACACCAACGAAGTGACGGTCTGGAACACGGAAAACTCCATTCTCGACGGATTTACACCCGGATCAAGCTTCCTGGTCGTTACCGGAATGACAGCCGACCGGAACGATCAGTTGTGGGCAATCAGCCACGGAAACACTATCAATCCGCTTTACCGGTTCGTCCCGGAAACCGAAGAGTGGACCGTTTTCCCCAGGCTCGAGGGGCTGACCGGTACCGACTGGTACGATCGTGTTACTGTAGATTCCAACGATCAGCTCTGGATTCCCATGATCAATGACCGCAACGACGGCCGCGGGATGGTGGTCAAACGTGTAGACGGTGAGCAAATTGAAGACGGAGTTATTTTGCGGGATCAGACAGGCCAGGGAAATCTGCCCCATCCCAGAGTAAATGCCGTTGTGCAGGACCGAAGAGGTGAAATCTGGATTGGCACCCAGCGCGGGCTGGCGCGGTTTACCTTCCCGCAGCGTGTTATCGACGGCAGCCAGAGCGACCGGCAGGCCAGTCTGATCATCAACGCCGATGAAACCGCTGACTCCCCGTTCCTGCTGCGGACCAGCCATGTGACAAGCATCGCCGTAAATTCGGCAAATCAGAAATGGATCGGCACCGAGGGTGAAGGCGTCTGGTTGATCGAAGAAGACGGCGGACGGCACCGGGCCGTAAAACACTTCACAACCGATAACAGCCCGCTGATCTCCAACTCCGTATCGTCTGTGGCATATGACGATGAGACCGGACAGGTATTCATGGCCACGGACAGGGGACTGGTCAGCTATACCGATGTCGTCCGCGGCAGCGTGGCCGATATGGACGATCTTTTCATCTATCCCAATCCGTTTTCCTACCGCGATGAAGACGACGAGCGCGTCGTGATCGACGGACTTTCACCAGAAACCACACTCCGCATATTGAGCGTGGACGGACGTCTGGTCCGGCGGCTGGAAACACGCGGTGGCCGGGTCGAATGGGATGTGCGCGACTTCAACAACGAGCGGGTCGCCACCGGAGTCTACATCATGGTAGCCGTGGACAGCCAGAACGACCAGCGCGGCGTAGGCAAACTAGTCGTCATCCGCTGA
- a CDS encoding alpha/beta hydrolase: protein MSDFQSIQSGLMRLPDGGLRKVLLTLTALLLLFVFWLFRPNDSLPVMADTPGLPELTFGVDEAQEAVRARELDAGPLKPDNHARIVWNSDYRDQRAPCSIVYIHGFSASYGEGAPLHERLARDHGCHLYVSRLHGHGLRTDEPLKRMEPDSLVADAARALAIGDLLGDEVIVMGTSMGGTLALHLASEFTDVVDRLILLAPLIEFDTAASVLFDRTWGQRLMRLVLRGSYLDVTQDNDDHSRYWYGRYHIRALGALKKMAEDLLEEEEESVFERVRQPVFVGYFYKDDDEKDEVVSVDAIRGIKDKLGTPSGQKVFVAFPDAGAHVIGSSYRSAEHDQVRQKLLRFLEKDFD from the coding sequence ATGAGTGATTTTCAAAGTATACAAAGCGGGTTGATGCGATTGCCTGATGGCGGGTTGCGGAAAGTGCTGCTGACGTTGACGGCATTGCTGTTGTTATTCGTGTTCTGGCTTTTCCGTCCGAATGATTCGCTTCCGGTTATGGCGGATACGCCCGGACTTCCTGAACTGACGTTTGGTGTGGATGAGGCGCAGGAGGCGGTTCGGGCGCGGGAGCTGGATGCGGGTCCGCTGAAACCGGATAATCATGCAAGGATTGTCTGGAACTCTGATTATCGTGATCAGAGAGCCCCATGCAGCATCGTCTACATTCACGGGTTTTCGGCCAGTTACGGTGAAGGTGCGCCGCTGCATGAGCGGTTGGCGCGGGATCACGGGTGTCACCTTTACGTTTCACGGTTGCACGGACACGGTTTGCGGACGGATGAGCCTCTGAAGCGGATGGAGCCGGACTCTCTGGTCGCGGATGCCGCCCGGGCGCTGGCCATAGGTGATCTGCTTGGCGATGAGGTGATTGTTATGGGCACATCGATGGGCGGGACACTGGCGCTGCATCTGGCCTCGGAGTTTACGGATGTTGTTGACCGGCTGATTCTGCTGGCGCCGCTGATCGAATTTGATACTGCCGCTTCGGTCCTGTTTGACCGCACATGGGGGCAGCGGCTGATGCGTCTTGTTCTGCGTGGTTCCTATCTTGATGTGACACAAGACAATGATGATCACTCACGATACTGGTACGGGCGTTATCACATCCGGGCGCTTGGCGCTCTGAAGAAGATGGCTGAAGATCTGCTTGAAGAAGAGGAGGAATCGGTTTTTGAGCGCGTCCGGCAGCCGGTGTTTGTCGGCTATTTCTACAAGGATGATGACGAGAAGGATGAAGTGGTTTCCGTGGATGCCATTCGCGGTATCAAGGACAAACTGGGCACACCTTCCGGACAGAAAGTATTTGTTGCGTTCCCCGATGCCGGAGCGCATGTTATTGGTTCTTCTTACCGGTCGGCAGAGCATGATCAAGTGCGGCAGAAACTGCTCCGCTTTCTTGAAAAAGATTTTGACTGA
- a CDS encoding DUF4258 domain-containing protein, with product MSDFLNTIRHLIATGDIRISDHGYDELAEDGITVKELLGGIDEAQIVEEYPDYPKGSCILLLQNDKHGNPVHVLWGIPKGYDKPVVLVTSYRPDPKRWDQTFLHRIK from the coding sequence TTGAGCGATTTTTTAAATACCATTCGTCATCTGATAGCTACAGGAGACATAAGAATATCAGACCATGGCTATGATGAGCTTGCTGAAGATGGGATAACTGTCAAAGAGTTACTTGGTGGTATTGATGAAGCTCAGATTGTGGAAGAGTATCCGGATTATCCAAAAGGAAGTTGTATATTACTTTTGCAAAATGATAAACATGGCAACCCCGTTCATGTACTATGGGGAATACCGAAAGGATATGACAAACCCGTTGTTTTAGTCACATCATACAGGCCGGATCCGAAACGTTGGGATCAAACATTCTTGCACAGAATTAAATAG
- a CDS encoding helix-turn-helix transcriptional regulator — protein MNLDTYIREVIEQEVRAVVREELAKVLDEIKKLEQKRVVNQPVVKNEPKPPQKHIIRPSELSKMLSVTKPTLWRMEKEGRLPKRIKFSHNCVGWFNTDIEEWLEQNRRQNGE, from the coding sequence ATGAACCTTGATACATATATACGAGAAGTCATAGAACAAGAGGTTCGGGCAGTAGTCCGGGAAGAGCTTGCAAAGGTATTGGATGAAATCAAAAAGCTGGAGCAAAAACGAGTAGTAAATCAACCTGTGGTCAAAAACGAACCGAAGCCACCCCAAAAACATATCATTCGCCCAAGTGAGCTAAGCAAGATGCTATCTGTCACAAAACCCACTCTGTGGAGAATGGAAAAAGAAGGGCGACTTCCCAAAAGGATAAAATTTAGTCACAACTGCGTGGGGTGGTTCAATACAGACATCGAAGAATGGTTAGAGCAAAATAGGAGACAGAATGGCGAATGA